A genomic region of Podarcis raffonei isolate rPodRaf1 chromosome 13, rPodRaf1.pri, whole genome shotgun sequence contains the following coding sequences:
- the HOXB13 gene encoding homeobox protein Hox-B13, giving the protein MDPDAAFGEARRSLDEVPAKSMDSLLSSPTAFPGGGHCRNVTLGGLSPTMHGSAYPAPALDGPPSSGPGDASTKQCIPCPAIPQASSTTSASPFSCGYFGGAYCSYRVARGSLKPCPAPPQPGYPTAAEKYLDACSSAPAAAAPEEYQTRPAEFAFYPGYAAGPYQPMASYLDVSVVQTIGGPPGDARHEALLPVDPYHEPWALAGGWNNQMCCPKDQSPAGHFWKTAFAEAVGQHPPEGCTFRRGRKKRIPYSKGQLKELEKEYSNSKFITKDKRRKISAATNLTERQITIWFQNRRVKEKKVVAKVKGTSAPAPAPATTNSSGAGSASSTP; this is encoded by the exons ATGGACCCCGACGCCGCCTTCGGAGAAGCCCGGAGGAGCCTGGATGAGGTGCCCGCCAAGAGCATGGACAGCTTGCTGAGCTCGCCGACGGCCTTCCCGGGCGGCGGCCACTGCAGGAACGTGACCCTGGGCGGCCTCAGCCCGACGATGCACGGCTCCGCTTACCCCGCTCCGGCCCTGGACGGCCCTCCTTCCTCCGGCCCCGGAGACGCGTCGACAAAGCAATGCATTCCGTGCCCGGCCATCCCGCAGGCATCCTCGACGACCAGCGCCTCGCCCTTCTCCTGCGGATATTTCGGCGGTGCCTACTGCTCGTACCGAGTGGCCCGCGGTTCCCTCAAGCCGTGCCCCGCGCCGCCTCAGCCCGGCTACCCGACGGCAGCGGAGAAGTACCTGGACGCCTGCAGCTCGGCGCCCGCCGCCGCGGCTCCCGAGGAGTACCAGACGCGCCCAGCCGAGTTCGCCTTCTACCCGGGCTACGCGGCGGGGCCTTACCAGCCGATGGCCAGCTACCTGGACGTTTCGGTAGTGCAGACCATCGGAGGGCCTCCTGGAGACGCCAGGCACGAAGCGCTCCTGCCCGTGGACCCTTACCACGAACCCTGGGCCTTGGCCGGGGGCTGGAACAACCAAATGTGTTGTCCAAAAGATCAAAGCCCAGCAGGACACTTTTGGAAAACTGCTTTCGCAG AGGCTGTAGGCCAGCACCCTCCGGAGGGGTGTACCTTCCGCCGGGGGCGCAAGAAGAGGATCCCTTACAGCAAAGGGCAGCTGAAAGAGCTGGAGAAGGAATACTCCAACAGCAAGTTCATCACCAAGGACAAGAGGAGAAAGATCTCCGCCGCCACCAACCTCACCGAGAGACAGATCACCATTTGGTTCCAGAACCGCAGGGTCAAAGAGAAGAAGGTCGTGGCCAAGGTCAAAGGCACCAGTGCGCCCGCGCCCGCGCCTGCCACCACCAACAGCAGCGGCGCCGGCAGCGCCAGCAGCACCCCGTGA